Proteins encoded within one genomic window of Sulfuricurvum sp. IAE1:
- a CDS encoding TrbI F-type domain-containing protein, which translates to MNKKEWGAVVMLVLLSNAATMFLTKKYIAPQIKTVDLVSVLEDERKNDIKSVLDGNMTKEAFVEKHNAIAEKVNTIISEQDGVVLVKQCVVGDGHEDITPVVKAGISK; encoded by the coding sequence ATGAATAAGAAAGAATGGGGTGCGGTAGTGATGCTGGTGTTGCTATCCAATGCGGCGACGATGTTTCTGACCAAGAAATATATTGCGCCGCAGATCAAAACTGTGGACCTCGTGAGCGTGCTTGAAGATGAACGCAAAAACGACATCAAGAGCGTACTCGATGGGAATATGACAAAAGAGGCTTTTGTTGAGAAACACAATGCTATTGCCGAAAAGGTCAACACCATCATTTCAGAGCAGGATGGGGTAGTGCTTGTCAAACAATGTGTTGTGGGGGATGGGCATGAAGATATCACGCCAGTCGTTAAAGCCGGTATTTCGAAGTAA